A section of the Streptomyces sp. SLBN-118 genome encodes:
- a CDS encoding transglycosylase family protein: MFTSSRSIRRRDTAALVSAALVAPLALLAATTGEARAADTGVWDRIAACESGGNWHINTGNGYYGGLQFSAGTWRAYGGGAYASTADRASKGQQIAVAAKVQRAQGWGAWPTCATRAGAYGKAPAAPESASRRSSTPKSSTPRASAPAPSVPAKAPERASGHTQRGSARGGDYTVRRGDTLSGIAAAHRKDWRAVYAANNAVIGGDPNLIVPGQKLAL; encoded by the coding sequence ATGTTCACGAGTTCCCGTTCCATACGCAGGCGTGACACGGCGGCGCTGGTCAGCGCCGCACTTGTGGCACCGCTGGCACTGCTCGCCGCGACCACGGGCGAGGCCCGGGCGGCGGACACCGGAGTATGGGACCGCATCGCAGCGTGCGAGAGCGGCGGAAACTGGCACATCAACACCGGCAACGGCTACTACGGCGGGCTGCAGTTCTCCGCCGGGACCTGGCGTGCCTACGGCGGCGGGGCCTACGCGTCCACCGCGGACCGGGCGAGCAAGGGGCAGCAGATCGCGGTGGCGGCGAAGGTCCAGCGGGCACAGGGGTGGGGCGCGTGGCCCACCTGCGCGACGCGGGCGGGGGCCTACGGCAAGGCGCCGGCGGCACCCGAGTCCGCCTCGCGCAGGTCCTCGACCCCGAAGTCCTCCACCCCCAGGGCCTCGGCTCCCGCGCCGTCCGTTCCGGCGAAGGCGCCGGAGCGGGCATCGGGCCACACCCAACGCGGCAGCGCCCGCGGCGGCGACTACACCGTCCGGCGCGGCGACACCCTCAGTGGGATCGCGGCGGCCCACCGCAAGGACTGGCGCGCCGTGTACGCCGCCAACAACGCCGTCATCGGCGGCGATCCGAACCTCATCGTGCCCGGGCAGAAGCTCGCGCTCTGA
- a CDS encoding ABC transporter permease subunit, producing the protein MSSLTYDLTLAGLAVGSAAALTGIGLIVTYRATGVLNLAQGAIAMVCAYVLREFAVEWGWPLPLAAAVTLLVVAPGIGLVLDRLVFRPIAVVEMDPARALVASIGVFVLLVGGAALLWGNGARSDAPELLPDDPWVQLSAVLLLAVLVTAVTRWTRFGRELRAVVDNRALAALGGIDADRVSAVGWAFGTFTAGLTGVLLAPYVRLDPYGLPLLVVEVIAVAVVARMRSLAVAVAAALAIGVAQAQLTRLHPSGWGEPLLQAVGANLFVVALLIAALMLPGVGAQSTAAGAAAPAVRVPGVVWLVAGILFLLPLGFAGTDLHTSIQVPSLAVVLLSLVVVTGRGGQISLGQAAYAGLGALFTALLAAGRFPGLPAMPELLALVVAVLLVAPLGLLTGWPAIGRHGLALALATLAVGVGVSRFVFAQPYATAGLSLSRPTGLTSDRAYYVVELAVLACALLAVSALRRGRTGRALAALRDHEPGASAAGVRVASLKLLAFVLGAALAALGGGLLGMGVRAFDPEAYDPVRGLLWFAAVVVLGADNLVGPLAAAALLVGLDAGTRGGVAAAVIGILAVLIGRFPDAPNRTFRRLGLTTSRHGQARPARLMAKAEAEAEAAPTGPIRRDADRVPAAQPGPPARRGATRPPATHTLVARGVRLRYGNCTALDGVDLVLPSGQVTALIGANGAGKTTLFNCLCGTLRPDRGRVELDGADITRQAAHARTRLGIARTFQQLAVFPSLTVEENVRIGAEQGHRHDPAAVEPVLRLLGLDGPVRNLPAAGLSTGALRRVELGRALAGGPHTLLLDEPAAGLDAVEAESLARIVGALAADGMAVLVVEHDLDLVARIAHTVHVMEAGRIVR; encoded by the coding sequence GTGAGTTCGCTGACGTACGACCTCACCCTCGCGGGGCTCGCGGTCGGCAGTGCGGCCGCGCTCACCGGGATCGGGCTGATCGTCACCTACCGGGCCACGGGTGTGCTGAATCTGGCGCAGGGCGCGATCGCGATGGTCTGCGCGTATGTGCTGCGGGAGTTCGCCGTGGAGTGGGGCTGGCCGCTGCCGCTCGCCGCCGCGGTGACACTGCTGGTGGTCGCTCCCGGGATCGGACTTGTCCTGGACCGGCTCGTCTTCCGCCCCATCGCGGTTGTGGAGATGGACCCGGCGCGCGCTCTGGTGGCGTCCATCGGTGTGTTCGTCCTGCTCGTGGGGGGCGCGGCACTTCTCTGGGGCAACGGGGCGCGGTCCGATGCGCCGGAGCTGCTGCCGGACGATCCATGGGTGCAGCTCAGTGCCGTGCTGCTGCTCGCCGTGCTGGTCACGGCGGTCACCCGGTGGACCCGTTTCGGCCGTGAGCTGCGCGCGGTCGTCGACAACCGCGCGCTCGCGGCGCTCGGCGGGATCGACGCGGACCGGGTGTCGGCGGTCGGCTGGGCGTTCGGCACGTTCACGGCCGGACTTACGGGTGTGCTGCTCGCTCCCTACGTACGCCTCGATCCCTACGGGCTGCCGCTGCTGGTCGTCGAGGTGATCGCGGTCGCGGTGGTGGCGCGGATGCGGAGTCTGGCCGTGGCCGTGGCCGCGGCCCTCGCCATCGGCGTGGCGCAGGCCCAGCTGACGCGGCTGCATCCCTCAGGGTGGGGCGAACCGCTGCTTCAGGCGGTGGGGGCGAACCTCTTCGTGGTGGCACTCCTGATCGCGGCGCTGATGCTGCCCGGGGTGGGGGCGCAGAGCACGGCGGCGGGGGCTGCGGCGCCCGCGGTGCGCGTTCCCGGCGTCGTCTGGCTGGTGGCCGGGATCCTGTTCCTCCTTCCGCTCGGCTTCGCGGGCACCGACCTGCACACCTCGATCCAGGTCCCGTCGCTTGCGGTCGTTCTGCTGTCGCTCGTGGTCGTCACGGGACGGGGCGGCCAGATCTCTCTGGGCCAGGCGGCGTACGCGGGCCTCGGCGCGCTCTTCACGGCACTGCTGGCGGCCGGACGCTTCCCGGGCCTGCCCGCCATGCCCGAACTGCTCGCCCTGGTCGTCGCGGTCCTGCTGGTCGCGCCTCTGGGGCTGCTGACGGGATGGCCCGCGATCGGCCGCCACGGTCTGGCGCTGGCGCTCGCGACACTGGCGGTGGGCGTCGGGGTGAGCCGCTTCGTCTTCGCGCAGCCGTACGCGACGGCGGGGCTCTCCCTGTCACGCCCGACAGGCCTGACGTCGGACCGCGCGTACTACGTGGTCGAACTGGCCGTCCTCGCCTGCGCGCTGCTCGCGGTCTCCGCGCTGCGGCGGGGCCGCACCGGCCGTGCGCTGGCGGCCCTGCGCGACCACGAGCCGGGCGCGTCGGCGGCGGGTGTGCGCGTGGCCTCCCTCAAACTCCTGGCCTTCGTCCTCGGCGCGGCCCTCGCGGCCCTGGGCGGCGGCCTGCTGGGCATGGGCGTTCGGGCTTTCGACCCCGAGGCGTACGACCCGGTGCGCGGCCTGCTCTGGTTCGCCGCGGTGGTGGTCCTGGGCGCGGACAACCTCGTGGGGCCCCTGGCGGCAGCGGCACTGCTGGTGGGCCTGGACGCGGGCACCCGCGGCGGCGTGGCAGCGGCGGTCATCGGCATCCTGGCCGTCCTGATCGGCCGGTTCCCGGACGCCCCGAACCGGACGTTCAGACGCCTGGGCCTGACGACCTCCCGCCACGGCCAAGCGCGTCCCGCGAGGCTGATGGCCAAGGCGGAGGCCGAGGCGGAGGCCGCGCCGACCGGCCCGATCAGGCGGGACGCCGACCGCGTCCCCGCGGCACAGCCCGGCCCCCCGGCGCGGCGTGGAGCCACCCGTCCGCCCGCCACGCACACGCTCGTCGCCCGAGGCGTGCGGCTGCGGTACGGGAACTGCACCGCACTCGACGGCGTCGATCTCGTCCTTCCCTCCGGACAGGTCACCGCCCTCATCGGTGCCAACGGCGCCGGAAAGACCACCCTGTTCAACTGTCTCTGCGGGACGCTGCGCCCCGATCGCGGCAGGGTCGAACTCGACGGGGCCGACATCACGCGGCAGGCCGCGCACGCGCGGACCCGGCTCGGGATTGCCCGGACCTTTCAGCAGCTCGCCGTCTTTCCCTCGCTGACCGTCGAGGAGAACGTACGCATCGGCGCCGAGCAGGGGCACCGGCACGACCCCGCTGCCGTCGAGCCCGTGCTGCGGCTGCTCGGGCTCGACGGGCCCGTGCGGAACCTGCCTGCCGCCGGGCTCTCCACCGGGGCCCTGCGGCGCGTCGAGTTGGGGCGGGCGCTCGCCGGGGGCCCGCACACGCTGCTGCTCGACGAGCCTGCCGCGGGGCTCGACGCCGTCGAGGCGGAATCCCTCGCCCGGATTGTGGGCGCGCTGGCCGCGGACGGGATGGCCGTGCTCGTCGTCGAGCACGATCTCGATCTCGTCGCTCGCATCGCGCACACCGTGCATGTCATGGAGGCGGGGCGGATCGTGCGATGA
- a CDS encoding phosphatase PAP2 family protein, producing the protein MRTDIFARLDREPEPPKIETPRMSRTRLTLFGGTLAFYLAIVVAVLASTWLVIIDWKVMLFRPYQQWPELHAFLDYFVVLGQRGPTAVMVAAWLGWRSWRQHTLRPLLALGAALLLLNATVGAVKIGLGRLGPHYATQIGSAELFAGGDIFPSGHTANAVVTWGILAYLATTPRARRYLSALSAVVSLGVGLTTVYLGTHWLSDVLLGWAAGLLILLALPWCENLIGTAEAWILSLRDQWRARRRLAPSLPVAVGGPRPGIFPQRGPSPEEPSREPVAVVGGRSTSRTATQLDRQRPHTVRSERTPVTPSGSRRPPTSRPVTGG; encoded by the coding sequence GTGCGTACCGACATCTTTGCCCGCCTGGACCGAGAGCCGGAACCGCCGAAGATAGAGACCCCGCGGATGAGCCGCACGCGTCTCACGCTCTTCGGCGGGACGTTGGCGTTCTATCTCGCCATCGTCGTGGCGGTGCTCGCCTCGACCTGGCTGGTGATCATCGACTGGAAGGTCATGCTCTTCCGGCCCTACCAGCAGTGGCCGGAACTCCACGCCTTTCTCGACTACTTCGTGGTGCTCGGCCAGCGCGGACCCACAGCCGTGATGGTCGCGGCGTGGCTGGGCTGGCGCTCCTGGCGTCAGCACACGCTGCGCCCCCTCCTCGCGCTCGGCGCCGCGCTGCTCCTGCTCAATGCGACGGTTGGCGCCGTCAAGATCGGTCTCGGCCGCCTCGGCCCCCACTACGCGACGCAGATCGGTTCCGCCGAACTCTTCGCCGGCGGCGATATATTTCCCTCCGGGCACACCGCGAACGCGGTCGTGACCTGGGGAATCCTGGCGTATCTGGCCACTACTCCGCGGGCCAGGCGCTATCTGTCGGCACTCTCGGCAGTGGTCTCCCTGGGCGTCGGCCTGACCACCGTGTACCTCGGTACGCACTGGCTGAGTGATGTGCTGCTCGGCTGGGCGGCCGGGCTGCTGATCCTGCTCGCACTGCCCTGGTGCGAGAACCTGATCGGCACGGCGGAGGCCTGGATCCTCTCGCTGCGCGACCAGTGGCGTGCGCGTCGGCGTCTCGCTCCCTCGCTGCCCGTCGCAGTCGGCGGCCCGAGGCCGGGGATATTCCCGCAGCGTGGCCCCTCGCCGGAGGAGCCGTCCCGCGAGCCGGTGGCCGTCGTCGGTGGCCGCTCCACCTCACGCACGGCCACTCAACTCGACCGTCAGAGACCGCACACGGTGCGTTCCGAGCGGACGCCGGTCACGCCCTCGGGCAGCCGCCGTCCGCCCACGTCACGGCCCGTCACGGGCGGCTGA
- a CDS encoding glycosyltransferase family 4 protein, which yields MHISFLLHNAYGIGGTIRTTFNLARILAERHDVEIVSVFRHRDEPMMGAPAGVAMKHLVDLRGKSPGYDGKHPDHQRPARVFPRGDGRYKQYSRLTDARIAAHLGSLRADVVVGTRPGLNVHIARQARRGPVRIAQEHLTLDSHGYRLRREIGHRYPLLDAVTTVTEADARAYRGQLKLSGVRIVSVPNSVPAPTVAPADHKGKWIVAAGRLTKVKRFDLLVKAFSKVVAAHPDWRLRIYGGPDATGNEKNALLALVEERQLHNHVYLMGPANPLEPEWVKGSIAAVTSSLESFGMTIVEAMRCGVPVVSTDCPHGPGEIIEDGVDGRLVPVGDVDAIADALIALIEDDELRRRTGQAALAASARFDPERIAERHEALFTELVGQGDRGFWRGAVRDTLNRGRSSLYDGIYSARYRAADAIRRGRKSR from the coding sequence ATGCACATCTCTTTTCTGCTCCACAACGCGTACGGCATCGGCGGCACGATCCGCACGACGTTCAACCTCGCCCGGATCCTCGCGGAGCGCCACGACGTCGAGATCGTCTCCGTGTTCCGTCACCGTGACGAGCCCATGATGGGCGCCCCCGCCGGCGTCGCCATGAAGCACCTTGTGGATCTGCGGGGAAAGAGCCCCGGCTACGACGGCAAGCACCCCGACCACCAGCGCCCCGCCCGGGTCTTCCCGCGCGGCGACGGCCGCTACAAGCAGTACAGCCGCCTCACCGACGCCCGCATCGCGGCCCATCTCGGCTCCCTGCGGGCCGATGTGGTCGTCGGTACGCGCCCCGGGCTCAATGTGCACATCGCCCGCCAGGCTCGCCGCGGCCCGGTCCGCATCGCCCAGGAACATCTCACCCTGGACAGCCACGGCTACCGGCTTCGCCGCGAGATCGGGCACCGCTACCCGCTCCTGGACGCGGTCACCACCGTCACCGAGGCGGACGCGCGGGCCTACCGCGGCCAACTGAAGCTGTCCGGCGTACGGATCGTGTCCGTGCCCAACAGCGTGCCCGCGCCGACCGTCGCGCCCGCGGACCACAAGGGCAAGTGGATCGTCGCGGCCGGCCGGCTGACCAAGGTCAAGCGGTTCGACCTGCTGGTCAAGGCTTTCTCCAAGGTGGTCGCCGCCCACCCCGACTGGCGGCTGCGGATCTACGGCGGGCCGGACGCGACCGGCAACGAGAAGAACGCGCTGCTCGCCCTCGTCGAGGAGCGCCAACTGCACAACCACGTCTACCTGATGGGTCCCGCCAACCCGCTGGAGCCGGAGTGGGTCAAGGGCTCGATCGCCGCGGTCACCTCCAGTCTTGAGTCCTTCGGCATGACCATCGTCGAGGCGATGCGCTGCGGTGTCCCCGTCGTCTCGACCGACTGCCCGCACGGGCCCGGCGAGATCATCGAGGACGGCGTCGACGGCCGTCTCGTGCCGGTCGGGGACGTGGACGCGATCGCCGACGCCCTCATCGCGCTGATCGAGGACGACGAACTGCGCCGCCGCACCGGACAGGCCGCGCTCGCCGCCTCAGCGCGCTTCGACCCGGAGCGGATCGCCGAGCGCCACGAGGCCCTGTTCACCGAGCTCGTCGGACAGGGAGATCGAGGATTCTGGCGCGGCGCGGTACGGGACACGCTGAACCGCGGCAGGAGTTCGCTCTACGACGGGATCTACTCCGCGCGCTACCGGGCCGCCGACGCCATCCGCAGGGGGAGGAAGTCCCGATGA
- a CDS encoding ATP-binding cassette domain-containing protein encodes MTVEIELRAARVRYGPLEALHGVHLPVPAAALTVLIGRNGSGRTTALRALAGTVPLSAGRVVWRGTDVSGLHAHERARRGLCFVPDLRAVYDTLTVGENLELAAPDGDFARAVDGYPALRPLLARRAGTLSGGEQRMLAVSRALLMPARVVLLDEPAQGMSPPVAARTYELLRALDAAVVVAEQRLPPGIGDDRRPVLVHELRRGTVAFSGEPAELTHR; translated from the coding sequence ATGACCGTCGAAATCGAACTCCGCGCCGCCCGCGTACGCTACGGCCCGCTGGAGGCCCTGCACGGCGTCCACCTCCCCGTGCCCGCGGCCGCCCTCACCGTCCTGATCGGCCGCAACGGCTCGGGCCGTACCACGGCGCTGCGTGCCCTGGCGGGGACCGTGCCGCTGTCCGCCGGCCGGGTGGTCTGGCGCGGCACCGACGTGAGCGGCCTGCACGCCCACGAACGGGCCCGCCGCGGACTGTGCTTCGTACCCGACCTGCGCGCCGTCTACGACACCCTCACCGTCGGCGAAAACCTCGAACTCGCCGCGCCGGACGGGGACTTCGCCCGTGCCGTCGACGGCTATCCCGCCCTGCGCCCGCTTCTCGCCCGCCGCGCGGGCACCCTCTCCGGTGGCGAGCAGCGCATGCTCGCCGTCTCGCGCGCCCTGCTGATGCCCGCCCGCGTCGTCCTGCTCGACGAGCCCGCCCAGGGCATGTCACCGCCCGTCGCGGCCCGTACGTACGAACTGCTGCGGGCACTCGACGCGGCGGTCGTCGTTGCCGAACAGCGCCTGCCGCCGGGAATCGGCGACGACCGAAGGCCGGTCCTGGTCCATGAACTGCGCCGCGGCACGGTCGCGTTCAGCGGCGAGCCCGCCGAACTCACGCACCGATAG
- the der gene encoding ribosome biogenesis GTPase Der, whose amino-acid sequence MNDQHDHGALGDAEYAEFMELAAEEGFDIEDVEGAIEEAGHGPLPVLAVVGRPNVGKSTLVNRIIGRREAVVEDKPGVTRDRVTYEAEWAGRRFKVVDTGGWEQDVLGIDASVAAQAEYAIDAADAVVFVVDSTVGATDTDEAVVKLLRRAGKPVVLCANKVDGPSGEADATALWSLGLGQPHPVSSLHGRGTGDMLDAVLEALPEAPAQTFGNAVGGPRRIALIGRPNVGKSSLLNKVAGEDRVVVNEIAGTTRDPVDELIQLGGITWKFIDTAGIRRRVHLQEGADYYASLRTAAAVEKAEVAVVLIDASESISVQDQRIITMAVEAGRAMVIAYNKWDTLDEERRYYLEREIETELAQVSWAPRVNVSAVTGRHMEKLVPAIETAIAGWETRIPTGRLNAFLGEIVASHPHPIRGGKQPRILFGTQAGTKPPRFVLFASGFLEHGYRRFVERRLREEFGFDGTPIHISVRVREKRGRKK is encoded by the coding sequence ATGAACGACCAGCACGACCACGGAGCACTCGGCGACGCCGAGTACGCGGAGTTCATGGAGCTCGCCGCGGAAGAGGGCTTCGACATCGAGGATGTCGAAGGCGCCATCGAGGAGGCCGGTCACGGCCCGCTGCCCGTCCTCGCCGTCGTCGGCCGCCCCAATGTCGGCAAGTCGACCTTGGTGAACCGCATCATCGGCCGCCGTGAGGCCGTCGTCGAGGACAAGCCCGGCGTCACCCGCGACCGGGTCACCTACGAGGCCGAGTGGGCGGGCCGCCGCTTCAAGGTCGTCGACACCGGTGGCTGGGAGCAGGACGTCCTCGGCATCGACGCCTCCGTCGCCGCCCAGGCCGAGTACGCCATCGATGCGGCCGACGCGGTCGTCTTCGTCGTCGACTCCACGGTCGGCGCGACCGACACCGACGAGGCCGTCGTCAAGCTGCTGCGCCGAGCCGGAAAGCCCGTCGTGCTCTGCGCCAACAAGGTCGACGGACCCAGCGGCGAGGCGGACGCCACCGCCCTGTGGTCGCTGGGCCTCGGCCAGCCGCACCCCGTCTCCTCGCTCCACGGGCGCGGTACGGGAGACATGCTCGACGCCGTCCTGGAGGCGCTGCCCGAGGCCCCGGCTCAGACCTTCGGCAATGCCGTCGGCGGCCCGCGCCGTATCGCCCTGATCGGCCGCCCGAACGTCGGCAAGTCCTCCCTCCTGAACAAGGTCGCAGGCGAGGACCGCGTCGTCGTCAACGAAATCGCGGGGACGACGCGCGACCCGGTCGACGAGCTCATCCAACTCGGCGGCATCACCTGGAAGTTCATCGACACGGCCGGTATCCGCCGCCGGGTCCACCTCCAGGAAGGCGCGGACTACTATGCCTCGCTGCGCACCGCCGCCGCCGTCGAGAAGGCGGAGGTCGCCGTCGTCCTGATCGACGCCAGTGAGTCCATCAGCGTCCAGGACCAGCGGATCATCACGATGGCCGTCGAGGCGGGCCGCGCGATGGTCATCGCCTACAACAAGTGGGACACCCTCGACGAGGAGCGCCGCTACTACCTGGAGCGGGAGATCGAGACCGAGCTCGCGCAGGTCTCCTGGGCGCCCCGGGTCAATGTCTCGGCCGTCACCGGCCGCCACATGGAGAAGCTGGTCCCGGCGATCGAGACCGCGATCGCGGGCTGGGAGACGCGTATCCCGACGGGCCGGCTGAACGCCTTCCTCGGCGAGATCGTCGCCTCCCACCCGCACCCGATCCGCGGCGGCAAGCAGCCCCGCATCCTCTTCGGCACGCAGGCGGGCACCAAGCCGCCGCGGTTCGTGCTCTTCGCCTCGGGCTTCCTGGAGCACGGCTACCGGCGCTTCGTCGAGCGCCGGCTGCGCGAGGAGTTCGGCTTCGACGGCACCCCGATCCACATCTCGGTGCGGGTGCGCGAGAAGCGCGGCCGCAAGAAGTGA
- a CDS encoding I78 family peptidase inhibitor, which produces MAPTPTPPAQPDDAPSSYVGLEAESAEQLARERGWTTVRSLPPGAIITMEYLAGRLNFEVEGGTVVRCWPG; this is translated from the coding sequence ATGGCACCGACACCGACCCCTCCCGCACAGCCCGACGACGCCCCGTCGTCGTATGTGGGCCTCGAGGCCGAGAGCGCCGAGCAGTTGGCCCGCGAGCGCGGCTGGACCACCGTCAGATCGCTGCCGCCGGGCGCGATCATCACCATGGAGTATCTGGCGGGACGGCTCAACTTCGAGGTCGAGGGCGGCACAGTCGTGCGCTGCTGGCCGGGCTGA
- a CDS encoding ABC transporter substrate-binding protein: MRPRRAAEVLLLAALLIGGAACGSRLPESAFEGSSSPVRSSAAQPIRVGIISSATSPVGGATFSGPGDGAKAYFGALNAKGGIDGRRVEVITCDDGGSGVGNNECVHKLLDEKKVFALVATTALDYAGAPLVSRAGVPDIGGQPIGPAYDTYPHLYGIYGSLAPRTGDAPGWNGTLYGGTEVYRYFKSAQGARTAAVVSYNQASSAAYARLITQGLEAEGYRVVTEQVDFALPNFRAVAADLQQQGADLVFDAMDTHGNAQLCEAMDAVGVHVTAKVTNVQNWDSSVPKDYKNAPGCRNALWVTGSSRNYEDADQPAVHEFREAMKGRQLSQWQLEGWAAAMWFTDAARSCAADLTRDCVERFVNRPEPYTARGLLLPVVFEKLAEPPKTRHTCLSVARWQDAKGWVTEGDMTKNCYTVPQLPYRP; this comes from the coding sequence ATGCGTCCGCGCCGGGCTGCTGAAGTCCTGCTGCTCGCGGCTCTCCTGATCGGGGGTGCCGCCTGCGGCAGCCGGTTGCCCGAGAGCGCCTTCGAGGGCTCGTCGTCACCCGTACGCAGCAGCGCGGCCCAGCCGATCCGCGTCGGGATCATCAGCAGCGCCACCAGCCCGGTCGGCGGCGCCACCTTCTCCGGGCCGGGGGACGGGGCCAAGGCCTACTTCGGCGCCCTGAACGCGAAGGGAGGCATCGACGGCCGCCGTGTCGAGGTGATCACCTGCGACGACGGCGGCAGCGGCGTCGGCAACAACGAGTGCGTGCACAAGCTTCTCGACGAGAAGAAGGTCTTCGCGCTCGTCGCGACGACCGCACTCGACTACGCGGGCGCACCCCTCGTGTCCAGGGCGGGCGTCCCCGACATCGGCGGCCAGCCCATCGGCCCCGCGTACGACACCTATCCCCACCTGTACGGGATCTACGGCAGCCTCGCCCCGCGCACCGGCGACGCCCCCGGCTGGAACGGCACGCTATACGGCGGCACCGAGGTGTACCGCTACTTCAAGAGCGCCCAGGGCGCCCGTACCGCCGCCGTCGTCTCCTACAACCAGGCATCCTCGGCCGCGTACGCCCGGCTGATCACCCAGGGCCTTGAGGCCGAGGGCTACCGCGTGGTCACCGAACAGGTCGACTTCGCTCTTCCGAACTTCCGCGCCGTTGCCGCCGACCTCCAGCAGCAGGGCGCCGACCTGGTCTTCGATGCGATGGACACCCACGGCAACGCCCAGCTCTGCGAGGCGATGGACGCCGTCGGCGTGCATGTCACCGCCAAGGTCACCAACGTTCAGAACTGGGACTCCTCCGTACCGAAGGACTACAAGAACGCGCCGGGCTGCCGCAACGCCCTGTGGGTGACCGGATCGAGCCGCAACTACGAGGACGCCGATCAACCCGCCGTCCATGAATTCCGTGAGGCGATGAAGGGCCGTCAGCTCTCCCAGTGGCAGCTGGAGGGCTGGGCCGCCGCCATGTGGTTCACCGACGCGGCGCGCTCCTGCGCGGCCGATCTCACCCGGGACTGCGTCGAACGCTTCGTCAACCGGCCCGAGCCGTACACCGCGCGCGGCCTGCTGCTGCCCGTGGTCTTCGAGAAACTCGCCGAGCCGCCGAAGACCCGTCACACCTGCCTGTCCGTCGCACGCTGGCAGGACGCCAAGGGCTGGGTCACAGAAGGCGACATGACCAAGAACTGCTACACCGTGCCCCAACTCCCCTACCGCCCTTAG
- a CDS encoding YafY family protein, with product MLETSARLLRLLSLLQAHREWSGADLADRLGVTPRTVRRDVDRLRELGYPVNASPGTGGGYQLGAGAELPPLLLDDEEAVAVAVGLRTAAGQGIEGIGETSVRALAKLEQVLPSRLRRRVGALHAFTVPMMRAPQAQVDPSVLTELANACRDSERLRFEYRDHGGSATRRTVEPHRLVCTERRWYLVAWDLDRGDWRTFRADRITPKPPHGPRFAPRTPPAEDLAAYVSKGVSTHAYAAQAVIRLHTSAELAARIVGPSDGTLEAVDGTTCLLRTGAASLDVLVIHVMLMGVDFEVIEPVELNEHIRTVRDRLSRALG from the coding sequence ATGTTGGAGACCTCCGCACGACTCCTGCGCCTGCTCTCACTCCTCCAGGCCCACCGCGAATGGTCCGGCGCCGATCTTGCCGACCGTCTCGGCGTCACCCCGCGCACCGTGCGGCGCGACGTCGACCGGCTGCGCGAGCTCGGCTATCCCGTGAATGCCAGCCCCGGCACCGGTGGTGGCTATCAGCTCGGCGCGGGGGCCGAGCTGCCCCCGCTGCTGCTCGACGACGAGGAGGCGGTGGCCGTCGCGGTCGGCCTGCGTACCGCCGCCGGCCAGGGCATCGAGGGCATCGGCGAGACCTCCGTACGCGCCCTGGCGAAACTGGAGCAGGTGCTGCCGAGCCGGCTGCGCCGCCGGGTGGGCGCGCTCCACGCGTTCACCGTGCCGATGATGCGGGCCCCGCAGGCGCAGGTCGACCCTTCCGTCCTCACCGAGCTGGCCAACGCCTGCCGCGACAGCGAGCGGCTGCGCTTCGAGTACCGCGACCACGGCGGCTCAGCCACCCGCCGCACCGTCGAGCCGCACCGTCTGGTGTGCACCGAGCGCCGCTGGTACCTGGTCGCCTGGGACCTGGACCGCGGCGACTGGCGTACGTTCCGGGCGGACCGGATCACCCCGAAGCCACCGCACGGCCCGCGCTTCGCCCCGCGCACACCGCCGGCCGAGGATCTGGCCGCGTACGTCTCGAAGGGCGTCTCCACCCACGCCTACGCCGCCCAGGCGGTCATCCGGCTGCACACCTCCGCCGAACTGGCCGCGCGGATCGTGGGACCGTCCGACGGCACACTGGAGGCGGTCGACGGCACGACCTGTCTGCTGCGCACAGGGGCCGCGAGCCTGGATGTGCTGGTGATCCATGTGATGCTCATGGGCGTCGACTTCGAGGTCATCGAGCCGGTGGAGCTCAACGAGCACATCAGGACGGTCCGGGACCGCCTGTCCCGGGCTCTCGGCTGA
- a CDS encoding transglycosylase family protein — MSKIRMWPGVLVAVLLALVPQSGAYATTSDCASSGWPWSCVAECESNGRWDADTGNGYYGGLQFWQPTWIEYGGLQYAPRADLATRRQQITVAEEVLRRQGWGAWPVCSVRYGLHGRVHTVQPGDMLSSIAVRFGVRGGWQALYAANKAVVGSSPDRLQVGMMLAIGA, encoded by the coding sequence ATGTCGAAGATCAGAATGTGGCCTGGCGTGCTGGTGGCCGTACTTCTGGCGCTCGTACCCCAGAGCGGTGCCTACGCCACGACGTCCGACTGTGCCTCGTCCGGGTGGCCCTGGAGCTGTGTCGCCGAGTGCGAGAGCAACGGCCGGTGGGACGCCGACACAGGCAACGGCTACTACGGCGGGCTGCAGTTCTGGCAGCCGACCTGGATCGAGTACGGCGGCCTCCAGTACGCGCCGCGCGCCGACCTCGCGACCCGGCGGCAGCAGATCACGGTCGCGGAGGAGGTGCTGCGCAGACAGGGCTGGGGAGCCTGGCCCGTCTGCTCCGTGAGATACGGCCTCCATGGCCGCGTACACACCGTCCAGCCGGGTGACATGCTCTCCTCCATCGCGGTGCGCTTCGGGGTCAGGGGCGGCTGGCAGGCCCTGTACGCGGCCAACAAGGCCGTTGTCGGGAGTTCGCCGGACCGGCTGCAGGTGGGCATGATGCTGGCTATCGGTGCGTGA